Proteins from a genomic interval of Ptychodera flava strain L36383 chromosome 7, AS_Pfla_20210202, whole genome shotgun sequence:
- the LOC139136173 gene encoding uncharacterized protein: protein MMSGQVVLLLLLQVISLSSSEEDVPTGHHQPLGGHRPPDVQIDETDTPPDPRTFWEKYVKPGKPLIVRGAIKHSPAFNLWTKEYLKENYGDLEVRLEGKYGKTCPVGAKGMGRDTIGNFIDTYQHTNKYIVSQLPEPMYKEVKALPSMQCGTLEKSLVEIDLWVSSGDSRSLLHKDAFNTWNCLLSGTKNWKMVENKYEKLIYKVWESDRSLSGYSKINVTKVDLLNQPMVRYVRWANLTINAGDCLFLPASYYHQVNSFGDPNIAVAMLFSRLYEFDDTGCDEAELKYTPLNEMEITWNWLGHGNMTMGHVDHTGLRFSLLRNVRHHGKFELKDMLMEVTLVHPAVEADKGMEWFNILDVKRKGFLTEEDVEELDIDTLRKFILTVEKVGPSNVDGLAENYYIPERHIELLVNAFMRKTDTVQEKEFIDNYMDKVGGSDIKGKEIFDNISEGKDHFTADDVKRNLDTVLNNWNVWGDKEKEEPETGNALSEQLEQATLFNDVLQKQLLDKQKEFVQELIRGGGEIAELLQEYKQSGNWEGMRDEL from the exons ATGATGTCAGGACAAGTGGTTCTTCTTCTCCTTTTACAAGTGATTTCGCTAAGTAGTTCAGAAGAAGATGTGCCTACGGGACACCATCAGCCCCTCGGAGGACACAGACCCCCCGATGTGCAAATTGATGAAACCGACACGCCCCCTGACCCCCGCACATTCTGGGAAAAGTATGTAAAACCAGGAAAACCTCTTATCGTTCGGGGAGCCATAAAGCACAGCCCAGCATTCAATTTGTGGACCAAAGAATACCTGAAAGAAAACTACGGCGACTTGGAAGTAAGACTTGAAGGGAAGTACGGAAAAACGTGCCCCGTAGGAGCCAAGGGAATGGGAAGAGACACCATCGGCAATTTCATCGACACATATCAACACACAAACAAGTACATAGTATCTCAGCTTCCGGAACCCATGTACAAAGAAGTCAAAGCACTACCCAGCATGCAGTGTGGAACTTTGGAAAAGAGTCTGGTAGAAATTGACCTGTGGGTGAGTTCCGGAGACAGCCGGAGCCTCTTGCACAAAGATGCGTTTAACACATGGAATTGTCTGCTCAGCGGGACAAAAAACTGGAAGATGGTGGAAAACAAATACGAAAAGCTGATCTATAAAGTTTGGGAGTCAGATAGATCACTCAGTGGCTACTCGAAAATCAACGTCACCAAGGTAGACCTGTTGAACCAACCGATGGTCCGCTACGTGAGATGGGCAAACCTGACCATTAATGCAGGTGACTGTCTCTTCTTACCAGCAA GTTACTATCACCAGGTGAACTCCTTTGGTGATCCGAACATAGCTGTCGCCATGCTTTTCTCAAGGCTCTATGAGTTTGACGACACAGGCTGTGATGAAGCCGAGCTGAAATACACACCCTTGAATGAAATGGAGATCACTTGGAATTGGTTGGGACATGGTAATATGACAATGGGACACGTGGATCACACTGGTCTCAG ATTTAGTTTACTTAGGAATGTGAGGCATCATGGGAAATTCGAACTCAAAGACATGCTGATGGAAGTGACACTGGTACATCCAGCAGTAGAGGCTGATAAAGGAATGGAG TGGTTTAACATTTTAGACGTCAAACGTAAAGGCTTTTTAACTGAAGAGGATGTGGAGGAACTGGACATTGACACTTTGAGGAAATTTATCCTCACCGTGGAAAAAGTTGGCCCGTCCAACGTTGATGGTCTGGCTGAGAATTACTATATCCCTGAGAGACACATAGA ATTATTGGTTAATGCATTCATGAGAAAGACTGATACTGTACAGGAAAAGGAATTTATTGACAATTACATGGATAAAGTGGGCGGCAGTGACATCAAAGGAAAAGAG ATATTTGACAATATCAGCGAAGGCAAGGACCACTTTACCGCcgatgacgtcaaaagaaacctAGACACCGTCCTCAACAACTGGAACGTGTGGGGAGACAAAGAAAAGGAAGAGCCTGAGACTGGCAATGCACTCAGTGAACAGTTAGAGCAGGCGACACTCTTCAACGATGTCTTGCAAAAGCAGCTTTTAGACAAACAGAAAGAATTTGTCCAAGAACTGATCAGAGGAGGTGGCGAAATCGCAGAACTGCTTCAGGAGTATAAACAGTCAGGAAATTGGGAAGGCATGAGAGATGAGttgtag